In the genome of Rhinopithecus roxellana isolate Shanxi Qingling chromosome 14, ASM756505v1, whole genome shotgun sequence, the window GTACTCCAGGAAATTCTCCAAATCTCCACTTAGTTGTCCAGATCCTCAAAGTGAACATGAAGCTTCAGTTTCAAATTGAATACATTTTCCATCCATGGATTGGCTTGTTTTGTTCAGTTGAGTGCTTGAGGTTGTCTTTTCGACGTAACAGCTAAACCCACGGCTTCCTTTCTcgtaaaaccaaaacaaaaaggctTTCTATTCAAGTGCcttctgtgtgtgcacatgtgtaatACATACCTGGGATCAAAGCTATCTATATAAAGTCCTTGATTCTGTGTGGGTTCAAACACATTTCAAAGCTTCAGGATCCTGAAAGGTTTCGCTCTACTTCCTGAAGACCTGAACACCGCTCCCATAAAGCCATGGCTTGCCTTGGATTTCAGCGGCACAAGGCTCGGCTGAACCTGGCTACCAGGACCCGGCCCTACActctcctgttttctcttctcttcatccCTGTCTTCTCCGAAGGTGAGTGAGACTTTTGGAGTATGAAGATGGAGGAGGTGTTTCTCCCACCTGGGtttcatttctttcagcagtcAAGGGCAGTGATTTACAGCAAAGCCAGAAGTTAAAGGTAAAACTCCAATCTGGCTTGGCTGGCTCTGTATTCCAGGGTCAGCAGGGAACAGTTGGGCGGCAGCAAATAAGCAAAGAGATAGCTCAGAACAGAGTGCCAGGTATTTAGTAGGGGCTTCATGAATGCATGTGAGTTGGTTTAGGAGAGAGACACAGGCAATTTCAGACCCTTCTATGAGACTGGAAGTAATTTAAGAGGGAAAGGATATCCATAGTCCTGAATACATTTGAGCTGGGTTTCAGGATGAGCTcacaagtttctttctttctttctttcttttttttttttaattaatttaagcaAATCCTGGGAAGAGTTTCTTTGCCATACAATTCAAGGTTTTAAGGTCCTCGGATTCATATGCTTTATAAACGAATTAGCCAGCTTGTTTAAAATGTAGGGAAATCATGGGAAGAATGCCTTCTTTACTTAATTCAAGGTTTTAAGGTTCTCTTAATCAATTCTACAAGCTAATTagccaattatttaaaaataaaagcttgaaattgcaaaaacaaaacaaacaaagaaacaaaaaaacacaagaaaaaggaaagaaagcaagccaCCAGTCTGTTTGGCATACAATACTTAATTGTTGCCTGACCTACATGTGGGTTTCAGATGCAGATCCTCAGTTTTCATCTCTTCAGAGACTGAcaccaggtttgttacatggcttAAAATGATGAGTATTTCCATTGAATCTCAACCTTATCTCTCTCTAGACCTTCTTGGTTAAGAAACCATGTAGTTTGCATGAAGTAGGTGCTCAAAAGATATTTGATGGTTTAATTTTTACTGGAGAagaaatattcacatatattttcttatttttacatgttttaaatatgtaaagattaaataaatgctCTTAGAAGTATTTAAATTTCCTAAAGTAAATTTATCTCAACCAGTAACCAGGCAGGACCCTCCTATGACAGATACTGGAAAGTTGAGTGTGACCACATTTAGTGGTGATAAGTGTGAGCTTGCTTGGGGAGAGGGCAGGACATTTAGGATTTCTTAAGCTTAGAGTCAATACAATAAAGATTATTGAGTGCTCACTTGGGTGGCATATAATCACTGCTCACAGGAGTTCATGAACCACAAGTAAAAGAGTGGAGAGATGTGATTAACTCACGAATAACTTTAATACAGGGCAGAATGTAATGAAGTACTGCAATGGAGTTATCACAGTGCTAAGGATGCTCAGAGGGCATCTCTGATAGGCAGAGGCGAGGGTTAGGGAAGGAAACTATAGTCTAGCTAGCTAGAGCTGCTGGAATAGACATGACAGTGGctgctgccaaactgttttctcttCTGAGGACAGATGTCCAGTACAGGTGGCTTGGCGGAAGGGACTAGTGTCTCTAATATAGGATGATTTATAAGCAGGAAAGTGTGTCCTAGAAATTCAGACTGGAGTGATAGATTggaattggatcatgggggactcattgaatgttatttattttatttgtttttgcaattgGTGTTAGTAAAGAGTCAAAGGGATTGAGCAGATGAGTGACATCATGTAACACAAGTTTTGGGTTTCACTTGACCCACTAAACTGACTGGAGAGGGGCCAGATTAGTTACAGGAAAGTAATTTGGCATGCAGCCACTATTTTTGAGTTGATGCAAGCCTCTCTGTATGGAGAGCTTTATCTCCTTTATCCtgtgggaaaagagaaaacagaggagcACGGGAGTGttcaagagaaggagaaagaaagggcagaGAGGCGGCGTGGTGTCAGGGGAAGCCCACAGGAGTTAACAGGAGGGTTGCCTCAACCTAGAGAGGAAACGACCTGGTGCCCTCGGCTCTGTGGCTTCCTTCATCTAACAACATCTTCCACTCTACAACAATGCCAGCGAAGGCGGAGGCTGGTACAGTGCATCAAGACACAGCTACTGCTGGGTGATAGAGGTTCAGGGCAAGCTCAATAAGTTGACATAGGCTTTGAGAGATAAAGCAAGATTCTGTACCTCAGCCTTCAGAATTTCCCCTACCACTCATTTTAGTTCCGGAACTATATAGCTCCTATTGTTCTATCATAACCTTAGAATACCAGAGAAGATACCATCTCATCTAATTCTCTCTTACTatacatgagaaaaatgaaggacATGGCGGAAGTGTGACTTGCTCCAAATCACATATTTCATGGGAGAGCCAGGTCTTCTGTTTGTCATATCAGTGTCCTTCCTGTCACAAGCACCTTGAAGAATCTATTTCTCAGTAAGAAAACATCTATATGGAGAGTAGCTGGAAAACAGTTGAGAGATGGAGGGGAGGCTGGGGGTGTGGAGAGGGGAAGGGGTAAGTGATGGATTTGTTGACGGGGGAGAGAAGGCCATGGGGATGAAGCTAGAAGGCAGAAGGGCTTGCCTGGGCTTGGTCGTGAAGGAGCATGAGTTCACTGAGTTCCCTCTGGCTTTTCCATGCTAGCAATGCACGTGGCCCAGCCTGCTGTGGTGCTGGCCAACAGCCGAGGGATCGCCAGCTTTGTGTGTGAGTATGCGTCTCCAGGCAAAGCCACTGAGGTCCGGGTGACAGTGCTTCGGCAGGCTGACAGCCAGGTGACTGAAGTCTGTGCGGCAACGTACATGATGGGGAATGAGTTGACCTTCCTAGATGATTCCATCTGCATGGGCACCTCCAGTGGAAATCAAGTGAACCTCACTATCCAAGGACTGAGGGCTATGGACACAGGACTCTACATCTGCAAGGTGGAGCTCATGTACCCACCACCATACTACATGGGAATAGGCAACGGAACCCAGATTTATGTAATTGGTGAGCAAAGCCATTTCACTGAGTTGACACCTGTTGCATTGCAGTCTTCTATGCATAAAAACAATTTTGTCCCTTAATTTCAGGTTGTTTATTTTTAGGACTGTGGAAATTCTCTTTAAGAGTTCTCTACCACATGGTAGCCTTGCTTATGATGGGTGGCAACCTTCATAGCATTctgactataaaataaaatgattgggGGAAGTTGGGGCACTTGCTCTGGAGTGCTAATCATCATGACGCTTGACCCATGCttttgatatgatatgatgtTCCTGGGGAAGTAGTCCCAAATAGCCAAACCTATTGGTGGGCTACCCATGCAATTTAGGGGTGGACCTCAAGGCCTGGAAGCTCTAATGTCCTTTTTCCACCAATGTTGGAGAGTAGAGCCCTAGAGTTTAAAACCGTCTCAGGGAGGctctgctttgttttctgttgcaGATCCAGAACCGTGCCCAGATTCTGACTTCCTCCTCTGGATCCTTGCAGCAGTTAGTTCGGGGTTGTTTTTTTATAGCTTTCTCCTCACAGCTGTTTCTTTGAGCAAAATGGTGAGTGTGGTGCTGATGGTGCACCATGTCTGATGGGGATACCTTTAGTGGTATCAACTGCCCAAAAGATGGTGTTGAGTTTAGTGTTCTTGAGATGAGgcaataaatgaagagaaagaaggacaGTGGTAAAGAACACACTAGAACCGTAGGCATTGGCATTTGAGGTTTCAGAATGACTAATATTTTAGATGAATTTGTTTGATATTGAATGTTCGTGTGCTTCTGAGCAGGGTTTCAATTTGAGTAACTGTTGCAATAACATGGGGCAGCTGTTTTGCTCTTTGTCTTCATGACAATTGTACTTAAGCTAACAACCCTGAAAACATGAGATTAGGCTGGGCAGAATGCTGCTAGAGAGGACCATCTAGATGGTCTTTATTCTCCTTCTCCATGTCCCTCTTCATCACCTGGAATTCACCTCTTTGTGCCACTCTGGTACCTTCCTTGTCCAAGCTGTAGCTGCTCACATAAAACCTATCCCTATTATCCAGTTTGCTTTACTGGGAAATGAAAGtcccagtttttatttattacagGTGTTAGTGGTAGAAGAGGTAGAAGTATGGAATCAGGCCTCCTGTCAGGATTTCTTTTTGACAGTCCCTCTCAGACACCTCTGCCTAAGGCTGGCTTTGCCATTACAGACtcacccttctccctccctcccttcttctcttcctctgccatcttctctccctttctctctctctctctctctctctctctctctctctttctcactctctgtctcttatacacatacacaaagataCACTCTATTCCAACATCCTCCACCCAACCTGAGAGAGATGTCCCTTGCTATAGGTTCAGCAGTGGAGATGAGAAATACAGCTCTCAAACAGGATAACTAAAGCTTATTACCTTATCAAGCTTATTCTCTTGCAGACAAGATCGATCAATTATCATAGGCTTTCTGGGTGTTCTTTGTGAAGCTTTCTCAAAGTCTCTTTCTCCTATCTTCCATTCAAGGCAAATGATTGCCATTTAACATCAAAATCACagttatttatgtaaaataaattttaatagttGAATCAAGAAAATCTCCTGAGGTTTATAATTCTGTgtgctgtgaacattcattttTAACCAGGTAGGGACCCAATATGTGTTGAGTTCTATTATGGTTAGAAGTGGCTTCTGTATTCCTCAGTAGTAATTactgtttctttttgtgtttgaCAGCTAAAGAAAAGAAGCCCTCTTACAACAGGGGTCTATGTGAAAATGCCCCCAACAGAGCCAGAATGTGAAAAGCAATTTCAGCCTTATTTTATTCCCATCAATTGAGAAACCATTATGAAGAAGAGAGTCCATATTTCAATTTCCAAGAGCTGAGGCAATTCTAACTTTTTTGCTAtccagctatttttatttgtttgtgcaTTTGGGAGGAATTCATCTCTCTTTAATATAAAGTTGGATGCAGAACCCAAATTACGTGTACTACAATTTAAAGCAAAGGAGCAGAAAGACAGAGCTGGGATGTTTCTGTCACATCAGCTCCATTTTTAGTGAAAGCATCACTTGGGAATAATATGGGGATGCAGCATTATGATGTGGGTCAAGGAATTAAGGAATGGCACagtccaaagaaagaaaaggcagggaaagagagagaggactaTATTGTACACATCTTGTATTTATGTATGAGACGTTTATAGCCGAAATGATCTTTTCAAGTTAAattttatgccttttatttctgaaacaaaTGTATAATTACATCAAGGCTTCAAAAATACTCACATGGCTATGTTTTAGCCAGTGATGCTAAAGGTtgtattgcatatatatattttaatttgataGTATTGTGCAAGGAGCCACAtatgtttttgtgtatttgtttatggTTTGAATATAAACACTATATGGCAGTGTCTTTCCACCATGGGTCCCAGAGAAGTTTTGTGGAGGAGCTCAGGACACTAATACACCAGGTAGAACACAAGGTCATTTGCTAACTGGCTTGGAAACTGGATAAGGTCATAGCAGTGCTTGATTGCACGGAATTGTGCTGAGTTGGTGTTGACATGTGCTTTGGGGCTTTTACACCAGTTCCTTTCAATGGTTTGCAAGGAAGCCACAGCTGGTGGTATCTGAGTTGACTTGACAGAACACTGTCTTGAAGACAATGGCTTACTCCAGGAAACCCATAGGTATGACCTTCTAAGAAGCTCCAATTCGATGGGTCCAATTCTTACAAATATGTGGTTAATGCCATGGACAAAAGAAGGCAGCAGGTGGCAAAATGGGGTACATGAAGGTTTCTAAAAATTAACACTGCTGGTGTTTTTAACTCAATATTTTCCATGAAAATGCAACAacatgtataatatttttaattaaataaaaatctgtggTGGTCATTTTCCGGAGTTGTCTTTATCATCCTTGCATTTGAGtattgtgtttaaatttttgattcattcattcagtagcTGTGGAGTCTCCAATATTTGAAATACtggaaacaaattgaaaaatcacagaaggacaaataatGCTTCATGAGTCAGGTTTGCACCAGCCCATTACCTGCAAGTAATTCTTGGAAGGTATCCATCctctttccttttgatttcttcacCACTATTTGGGATATAACGTGGGTTAACACGGACATAGCAGTCCTTTATAAATCAATCAGCATGCTGTTTAACACAGATTCTTCACCTCCTCTTTCTTACCCCTTGCTTTCTCAGCTCAACTCTCACAGGCATTACAGTTGTCATAGCAACTCCAATGTTGGCAACCAAGTCCCTTGCAGCCATTTTGATCTGCCTTCCTGACAAATAGAGCTTTTCCTTGTGGCTTCCAAATGAACTATTTTGCAAATGTGGGGAaaacacacacctgtggtcctatgTTGCTGTTAGCTGGCACACCTGGGCCTGGCACACTAAGCCCTCTGTGATTCTTGCTTAACCAATGTATAGTCTCAGCACGTTTGGTTTCCACTTAAGGTTTCCTATTTTTGACCTCCACATCCTGTTATTGTCTTTTGCAATGATTCTCAATGTGGTCAGGGACCACCTGTAACCGAATCCACTGGGTCACTTACTAAAAACACCGATTCACACTTATTCCCAGATGCGTTGAATCAGAATCTTTGAGTGGTGGGGCCAGGAGTTTGTATTTCCAAAAATCTTCCCAGTGCTTCTTATACCCATCAAgttttgagaatcactgcttagGCAACTCtgtgtctcttcctctgtctctccccctTGCTCATTCTCTTGCttgctcttgctctctttctctctctctctctctttctttccccagcaAGTACTAACAAACACACAAGACAGCACACAGTAAGCATTTCATAAGGggttgttaaataaaaatgaataggtCTTTCAAAGTAAGGTAATGATTATTACCTAGAATGAGCTCCTTTTCTGTGGAAGACTGTGCTTCTTGCTCTCTAGGCCTTTGGATGGTAGCCATGAAGAAAAACACCAATCAGGAACCTCAGTGGATAGTATATCATTTCTACTCCTCTAAACATCTTTAGAGAGATTACCCTTTTTCATAGTTGATAGGCAGATCTAAGTGACAGAGAGTGCCTTACACAAGTCATGCCCTCCAGGTATCTTTCAGACACCCTTAATAATGGACTACTTTATATAAGCTTAATATTTCCTCTGCTATTGCCTAAAATTCTACCATTTGTTGTAAACTGAGGTAAGCCTTGCCCCCTCCGTTCAGTCtcaatcttataaaaataaaatacccttTAGCTCAAAAAAGCTTCCCCTATGGCAGAAGAATTGTACAAGAAAGACTATGATGTGCTGAAAGACTTTCTCCCGCTGAAAGGGGAGAAAGCAAACATGAGGATAAGGGAGTGCATCTGGGCACCAAATGAAAGCCTCTGCTAATCCCCATGTCATTTATGAGAGAAGATCCTATGTCTACAGTACTCAGAGAGGTGAACTGTCCCCAAATCAGAGGACCAACCATCACATGGGATTCCAGCCTTCATCACCATCTGCATTTCTGGGATCAGGGTCCTCCTGGGGCAGCTCCAAGCCCAAATAATCCATGAACTTAAATGGGGCTTGGACTACCATGCAGGGGGAGCCTGGGCACTGCAACCCTCCTCCTTGGAACCACTTGTCCCTGGCAGGAATGTGGATGACAAGGGAGCCGGATAGAGTGCCCAGGGGCTACAGATTCAGCTCCTCCTCCAACATGGCTCCTAGCAGATGCCTCTGCTCATGTCTCTTTCTTCAGCGTGGTACTTGCATTCCTGCTACTTCCCATTTCCTCATTTCTCACCTCCAAATATTATAATCCTTCATTCTCACACCCATCAAGACTAATCCCAAATTTTGCCTCCACCATCAGATTTGCTGACACTTTAAGCTCATGTGGATTTCTCCCCTTTTGTTTCATAACTATACGTGGTTTCATCTCTAATAATTTCAAGCATGCATATCTTTTCTGCCTAGTTAGATCAGGAACTTCTCCAAGACAGGGATATCACAACTTtaggcacacagtagatgctcaaatAAATGGATTGATGAGTTGGAGAACTAGGACCTCCAGGACCATTTTCCATACAGAACCCATCAGTGTTTTCTTAGGCAGTCCCAGCTTAATCTCTATCCTATTTGATCAGCAGAACTTTGTGCAGGTCTACTCATATTTTGTCTTAAACCTTAAAGACTCTGGACTGTGAGCTACAGCTGCCTACTGTGTCTCATTCATTCTACTTTTATCTTAATCCACTCTTACttccaatctttttctttctttagtgaattcttatttttattctttttctcttttgaattgtTGGTTGTTGCCAAAAttgactatatttttatacccagtCTGAGCCTTCTTCCATATCCCCAGTTAATAGAGAGTTTGTTCAACGTAGTTGGGACTGAGCTTGTGAAATGTTGATGTCACTGTGTTGTTAACTAGAGCAAAGCCAGTTGAGAAGTTCAAGACTTTATAAATTAAGTTATTTTTTTGGGAGGTCTCAAAGCAAAGGAGAACATGGCTTTCTCTGGAAAGTTATTCCCATTGCCTCACTTGTTGTTTGCACCTGGTTAGAGCCATGACTCAGGCTCTGTAGAGACCTTGTTTTATttcatatagatatatttttttctcatctcagGTCAATTTTTTCTGTTCAGTCCAGAAACATGACACACCCTATTGGTAAAAAGGGAGGAAAAgtttattctttcctctttcatgTTTCCTTGCCTTCATGCTGGGATAGGGACTCGAAGTAAGTTTGCCAGATTcaaccaaaaaaccccacaaaaacaagtaaacagtctgccctgtattttatctgacaaCGCTATCAGCAGGAAAGCTTATGCTTCTAAGGCAGTGTGAGTAAAAAGTGTACTGgagactgggtacagtggctcacacctgtaatcccagcactttaggagctgaggtgggcaaatcacttgaggtcaggagttcgagaccagcctggccaatatggtgaaaccctgtctctactaaaaatacaaaaattaaccagatacagtggcgggtgcctgtagtcccagctacttgggaggctgaggcaggagaatcgcttgaaccgggaggcagaggttgcagtgagaaagatcataccactgcactccagcccgggtgacagagtgaggctccgtccctgccgccccccaaaaaaaaagtgtactaGAGACCCCTCTTCAGAAGTTTCTGTGCAAGAACAACCTGAGACTGCGACCACTGTTCCAACTGTAACACAATCTCCTGTTCTCACTCCCAGGCACATCTGGGATTGATGCTATGTCACTGGAAGCTAATGAGACCTGCAGAAGAGGTAGCTATTTCTCTTCTAAGCAATTTTCTTAGAGGAAGTTAACCCATCCTGGTGCATATTGCAAGGAATCTGACATTCAGACCCTTCTTGGAAATCTGCCTTCATGGGTGCACTCTTTGTGCTTACATTTATTTCGTACAATAATCATCTGAAGCATTTGGAAAAAGTGTAGATTGAGGTGCCTCTGACCCAAAACTTCTCACTTATAAGGTCTGAGGCAGGGTCTGGGGATTTTAATTCTTCAGAGAGCCTTTAGGCCATACTTTCAGAAGCCCTGGTTTAACTCAGGATTCTACCATCACAGATGATTAGGAAAGGATATTGGAAATGATCCTCAGATTTTAGAAGAACATAAGGCTCGAAGACATTAGGGACCTTGTCCAAGGTTCTAGGGTGAGGCAAGATTTGAACTAGGCTAAGAAGTCAGACCTCCAGGTTTTCACATCAGGGCTTTGCAGTGGATGGCACTGTGCACCTTTCTGGCCAGGAGCTGTGCTTTCCAGGCTGCTTCTGAGACCTCCCGGCTACCACTCCAGGCTACCCACAGAAAACCCGCTTTTCCATCCACCTCCATCTCAAGTGCTCTTGTTACACCTTGGTGTGATTATCACCACTGTTGCTGCTCCAGTGTTGGctccatcttttctctttcttctgtaacCTTGCAGGGGACTTAGGAAAAGCATCTCAGGTGACCCAGCCTGTTCTTAGCAATCCTACAGAAGAATACTGCAGGGGGACAACACAAAGCAAAACACTGCCAATAAACAGTCTGTCAGCAAAGCCTGCAGTACACCGAAAAAGCTCCTATTGCCGCTGGAAGTCGTGGAACAACCCATTGAGATGATACATGCTCTTTTCATC includes:
- the CTLA4 gene encoding cytotoxic T-lymphocyte protein 4 isoform X1, which produces MACLGFQRHKARLNLATRTRPYTLLFSLLFIPVFSEAMHVAQPAVVLANSRGIASFVCEYASPGKATEVRVTVLRQADSQVTEVCAATYMMGNELTFLDDSICMGTSSGNQVNLTIQGLRAMDTGLYICKVELMYPPPYYMGIGNGTQIYVIDPEPCPDSDFLLWILAAVSSGLFFYSFLLTAVSLSKMLKKRSPLTTGVYVKMPPTEPECEKQFQPYFIPIN
- the CTLA4 gene encoding cytotoxic T-lymphocyte protein 4 isoform X2; its protein translation is MACLGFQRHKARLNLATRTRPYTLLFSLLFIPVFSEAMHVAQPAVVLANSRGIASFVCEYASPGKATEVRVTVLRQADSQVTEVCAATYMMGNELTFLDDSICMGTSSGNQVNLTIQGLRAMDTGLYICKVELMYPPPYYMGIGNGTQIYVIAKEKKPSYNRGLCENAPNRARM